The Agromyces mangrovi genome contains a region encoding:
- a CDS encoding metallopeptidase family protein — protein MPRPRRRAATVRSPRRSARNRHGRGLRSSVAGPHLPMLRTREGDFELIVSTTAAYLRGLWPDELAGVRFEVAQAPAEAIHDDHVDRWKVHHDARRIVLYRLPIVRFAHAEDVDELHERMLIESCVFRAVADLLDTDPWDLAPNRYRGF, from the coding sequence ATGCCACGACCCCGCCGCCGCGCCGCCACGGTTCGCTCGCCGCGACGGTCGGCGCGCAACCGCCACGGCCGCGGGCTGCGCTCGTCGGTCGCCGGCCCGCACCTGCCCATGCTGCGCACGCGCGAGGGCGACTTCGAGCTCATCGTCTCGACGACCGCGGCGTACCTGCGCGGGCTCTGGCCCGATGAGCTCGCGGGCGTGCGGTTCGAGGTGGCGCAGGCCCCGGCCGAGGCCATCCACGACGACCACGTCGACCGCTGGAAGGTGCACCACGACGCCCGGCGCATCGTGCTGTACCGCCTGCCGATCGTGCGCTTCGCCCACGCGGAGGACGTCGACGAGCTGCACGAGCGCATGCTCATCGAGAGCTGCGTGTTCCGTGCCGTCGCCGACCTGCTCGACACCGACCCGTGGGACCTCGCGCCGAACCGGTACCGCGGGTTCTGA
- a CDS encoding DUF3499 family protein: MDRTCSRIACTASAVATLTYVYADQMAVLGPLAVAAEPHSYDLCARHAERTSAPQGWQVVRHSVLGDDLVGGLGVTG, translated from the coding sequence ATGGACCGCACCTGCTCGCGCATCGCCTGCACCGCCTCGGCGGTCGCGACGCTCACCTACGTCTACGCCGACCAGATGGCGGTGCTCGGTCCGCTCGCGGTCGCCGCCGAGCCGCACAGCTACGACCTGTGCGCCCGGCACGCGGAGCGCACGTCGGCGCCGCAGGGCTGGCAGGTCGTGCGGCACTCGGTGCTCGGCGACGACCTCGTCGGCGGCCTCGGCGTCACCGGCTGA
- the ahcY gene encoding adenosylhomocysteinase, with translation MSTLPVTSALPFKVADLSLAPAGRHQIRLAENEMPGLMALREEFGPSQPLAGARIAGSLHMTVQTAVLIETLVALGAQVRWASCNIFSTQDEAAAAVVVGPDGTVEAPAGVPVFAWKGETLEEYWWCTDRIFDWTAEAAAASDGYTGPNLILDDGGDATLLVHKGREFEAAGVVPEATDATSAEYRVVLDTLRASLEQDASRWTRVADDLLGVTEETTTGVHRLYELHAAGDLLFPAINVNDSVTKSKFDNKYGIRHSLPDGLNRATDVLMGGKVAFVAGYGDVGKGAAEALRGQGARVIVSEIDPINALQAAMDGYEVKRLETVIGEIDILVTGTGNKDVVRVEHLLGLKHLAVVANVGHFDNEIDMAALESLPGAERVEIKPQVHEWRLPSGRSVLVLSEGRLMNLGNATGHPSFVMSNSFTNQVLAQLELYTRTDAYPTGVYVLPKHLDEKVARLHLDALGVELTELTPDQAAYIGVPVEGPYKVDHYRY, from the coding sequence ATGAGCACCCTCCCCGTCACGTCCGCACTGCCGTTCAAGGTCGCCGACCTCTCGCTGGCGCCCGCCGGCCGCCACCAGATCCGGCTCGCCGAGAACGAGATGCCGGGCCTCATGGCCCTGCGCGAGGAGTTCGGCCCGTCGCAGCCGCTCGCCGGCGCGCGCATCGCGGGGAGCCTGCACATGACCGTGCAGACTGCCGTGCTCATCGAGACCCTCGTCGCGCTCGGCGCGCAGGTGCGCTGGGCGAGCTGCAACATCTTCTCCACGCAGGACGAGGCGGCCGCGGCCGTCGTCGTCGGGCCCGATGGCACGGTCGAGGCGCCCGCGGGCGTGCCGGTCTTCGCCTGGAAGGGCGAGACGCTCGAGGAGTACTGGTGGTGCACCGACCGCATCTTCGACTGGACCGCCGAGGCGGCCGCGGCGAGCGACGGCTACACGGGCCCGAACCTGATCCTCGACGACGGCGGCGACGCGACGCTGCTCGTGCACAAGGGTCGCGAGTTCGAGGCGGCCGGGGTGGTGCCCGAGGCGACGGATGCCACGAGCGCCGAGTACCGCGTCGTGCTCGACACGCTCCGGGCATCGCTCGAGCAGGACGCTTCCCGCTGGACCCGCGTCGCCGACGACCTGCTGGGCGTCACCGAGGAGACCACGACCGGCGTGCACCGCCTCTACGAACTGCACGCGGCCGGCGACCTGCTGTTCCCGGCGATCAACGTGAACGACTCGGTGACGAAGTCGAAGTTCGACAACAAGTACGGCATCCGCCACTCGCTGCCCGACGGCCTGAACCGCGCGACCGACGTGCTCATGGGCGGCAAGGTCGCGTTCGTCGCGGGCTACGGCGACGTCGGCAAGGGCGCCGCCGAGGCGCTGCGCGGCCAGGGCGCCCGGGTGATCGTGAGCGAGATCGACCCGATCAACGCGCTGCAGGCGGCCATGGACGGGTACGAGGTCAAGCGCCTCGAGACCGTGATCGGCGAGATCGACATCCTCGTGACGGGCACCGGCAACAAGGACGTCGTGCGCGTCGAGCACCTGCTCGGGCTCAAGCACCTCGCGGTGGTCGCCAACGTCGGCCACTTCGACAACGAGATCGACATGGCGGCGCTCGAGTCGCTGCCCGGTGCGGAGCGGGTCGAGATCAAGCCGCAGGTGCACGAGTGGCGCCTGCCGAGCGGACGCAGCGTGCTCGTGCTCTCCGAGGGGCGCCTGATGAACCTCGGCAACGCCACGGGGCATCCGTCGTTCGTGATGAGCAACTCGTTCACGAACCAGGTGCTCGCGCAGCTCGAGCTCTACACGCGCACCGACGCGTACCCGACCGGGGTCTACGTGCTGCCGAAGCACCTCGACGAGAAGGTCGCGCGCCTGCACCTCGACGCCCTCGGCGTCGAGCTCACCGAGCTCACGCCCGATCAGGCCGCGTACATCGGCGTGCCGGTCGAGGGTCCGTACAAGGTGGACCATTACCGGTACTGA
- a CDS encoding RDD family protein produces MAAQPESDAPGGAFVVGEAVALDVRTASVFLRAAGAAIDVLVTLLAIALVFLAAVNVAPLQLDSALGQAVAVAILVTFLVIVPTVVETASSGRSLGKLAIGARVVRDDGGAVQARHAFVRALVGVLEIYLTFGGVALAVGFLNPHGKRLGDILAGTHAQAERVPHVPRVETGVPIELAEWAHTADVVRLPAPLARRIAQFLAQAPHLAPASRSRLAESLARDATPYVSPVPAVAPEALLAGIVAVRRHRDATALSLEAERMRALEPVLGARPAGFPIR; encoded by the coding sequence ATGGCCGCGCAGCCCGAATCGGATGCCCCGGGCGGAGCGTTCGTCGTCGGCGAGGCGGTCGCGCTCGACGTCCGCACCGCGAGCGTGTTCCTGCGCGCGGCGGGTGCCGCGATCGACGTGCTCGTCACGCTGCTGGCGATCGCGCTGGTGTTCCTCGCCGCCGTGAACGTCGCTCCGCTCCAGCTCGACTCCGCGCTCGGACAGGCGGTCGCGGTCGCGATCCTCGTGACGTTCCTCGTCATCGTGCCGACGGTCGTCGAGACCGCGAGCTCCGGGCGCTCGCTCGGCAAGCTCGCCATCGGCGCGCGCGTGGTGCGCGACGACGGCGGCGCCGTCCAGGCGCGGCACGCGTTCGTGCGCGCGCTCGTGGGCGTGCTCGAGATCTACCTCACGTTCGGCGGCGTCGCGCTCGCGGTCGGCTTCCTCAACCCGCACGGCAAGCGCCTCGGCGACATCCTCGCCGGCACCCACGCGCAGGCCGAGCGGGTGCCGCACGTGCCGCGGGTCGAGACCGGCGTGCCGATCGAGCTCGCCGAGTGGGCGCACACGGCCGACGTCGTGCGCCTGCCCGCCCCGCTCGCCCGGCGCATCGCGCAGTTCCTCGCCCAGGCCCCGCACCTCGCGCCCGCCAGCCGTTCCCGGCTCGCCGAGTCGCTCGCGCGCGACGCGACCCCGTACGTGTCACCGGTGCCCGCCGTCGCCCCCGAGGCGCTGCTCGCGGGCATCGTGGCCGTGCGCCGCCACCGCGACGCCACAGCGCTCTCGCTCGAGGCCGAGCGGATGCGGGCGCTCGAGCCCGTGCTCGGCGCACGACCCGCTGGGTTCCCGATCCGCTGA
- a CDS encoding winged helix-turn-helix domain-containing protein, which translates to MSVVVSLVTSTILRSVIEKSQSADAPEGAEPDSVAAGGPPATDDEALAHARAKALASPLRLRILRICLHEPHTNREIAERLGLNPGTCLHHVRTLVATGFLRRADAADDGRPAREVPYLATRLSWRQPLPGGARVLVEAFLEEIAGLDDGDLDLARLGLRLAPTEVEEFQRRMNDLLQEFAARPSADDGEAVSVFVAVHPDRANQG; encoded by the coding sequence GTGTCGGTGGTGGTGTCGCTGGTCACGTCGACTATCCTGAGGTCTGTGATTGAGAAAAGTCAATCTGCGGATGCCCCCGAGGGTGCGGAGCCCGACTCGGTCGCCGCCGGCGGGCCGCCCGCGACCGACGACGAAGCGCTGGCGCACGCCCGCGCCAAGGCCCTCGCCTCTCCCCTGCGCCTGCGCATCCTGCGCATCTGCCTGCACGAGCCGCACACCAACCGCGAGATCGCCGAGCGCCTGGGCCTGAACCCCGGCACCTGCCTGCACCACGTGCGCACGCTCGTAGCGACCGGGTTCCTGCGGCGGGCGGATGCCGCGGACGACGGCCGCCCCGCTCGCGAGGTGCCGTACCTGGCGACCCGGCTCAGCTGGCGGCAACCGCTGCCCGGCGGCGCACGCGTGCTCGTCGAGGCGTTCCTCGAGGAGATCGCCGGGCTCGACGACGGCGACCTCGACCTGGCACGCCTGGGGCTGCGACTGGCACCGACGGAGGTCGAGGAGTTCCAGCGGCGCATGAACGACCTGCTGCAGGAATTCGCGGCGCGCCCGAGCGCGGACGACGGCGAGGCGGTGTCGGTCTTCGTCGCGGTGCACCCGGACCGCGCGAACCAGGGCTGA
- a CDS encoding MFS transporter, translating into MTSDTTTDTTADAPKAGPSLWRDRAFLQLWAAQTVSQFGAQLATVAVPVLAIVVLGASEFEVGLLNAATTAAFLVVGLPAGAWIDRMRKRRVMIVADLVRAAALATIPLLWMLDRLEMWHAYLVALVIGTATVFFDVSYQSVIPVLVRRARIGEANAKLEATAQVARIGGPAIGGGLLAIVSAPFVIAATAVTYLVSFLFLLGIREHETPRLRTPGVGLVGEIREGLSFVWHHRLIRRITLNTALANLFGTISMTLMSLLVLRELGLTPAVLGLVLSIGSVGGLLGAVATPWITRLVGEGTVIPLSTVLFGLSACLVPLSAAVPALAVPLLIVAEFGFSFSVLVYNIAQVSFRQRVTPHHLLGRMNASIRFVVWGVMPLSALLAGALAEVIGVVPTMWVGAVCQLLAGAVVVFSPFLGMRTLPDADEES; encoded by the coding sequence GTGACCAGCGACACCACCACCGACACGACTGCGGATGCCCCGAAGGCCGGCCCCTCCCTCTGGCGCGACCGCGCGTTCCTCCAGCTCTGGGCCGCGCAGACCGTCAGCCAGTTCGGTGCGCAGCTCGCGACCGTGGCGGTGCCCGTGCTCGCGATCGTGGTGCTCGGCGCGAGCGAGTTCGAGGTGGGCCTGCTCAACGCCGCCACGACCGCCGCGTTCCTGGTGGTCGGCCTGCCCGCGGGCGCCTGGATCGACCGCATGCGCAAGCGCCGGGTCATGATCGTGGCCGACCTCGTGCGCGCCGCCGCGCTCGCCACGATCCCGCTGCTCTGGATGCTCGACCGGCTCGAGATGTGGCACGCCTACCTCGTCGCGCTGGTCATCGGCACCGCGACCGTGTTCTTCGACGTGTCGTACCAGTCGGTGATCCCGGTGCTGGTGCGCCGCGCGCGCATCGGCGAGGCGAACGCGAAGCTCGAGGCCACCGCGCAGGTCGCCCGCATCGGCGGGCCGGCCATCGGCGGCGGGCTGCTCGCCATCGTCTCCGCGCCGTTCGTGATCGCCGCCACGGCCGTCACCTACCTCGTGTCGTTCCTCTTCCTGCTCGGCATCCGCGAGCACGAGACGCCCCGGCTCCGCACGCCCGGCGTCGGGCTCGTCGGCGAGATCCGCGAGGGGCTCTCGTTCGTCTGGCACCACCGGCTCATCCGCCGCATCACGCTCAACACGGCGCTCGCGAACCTGTTCGGCACCATCTCGATGACGCTCATGAGCCTGCTCGTGCTGCGCGAGCTCGGCCTCACGCCCGCGGTGCTCGGGCTCGTGCTCTCCATCGGCTCGGTCGGCGGGCTGCTCGGCGCGGTCGCCACGCCGTGGATCACCCGCCTGGTCGGCGAGGGCACCGTCATCCCGCTCTCGACCGTGCTGTTCGGCCTCTCGGCCTGCCTCGTGCCGCTCTCGGCTGCCGTGCCGGCCCTCGCGGTGCCGCTGTTGATCGTCGCCGAGTTCGGCTTCTCGTTCTCGGTGCTCGTCTACAACATCGCCCAGGTGAGCTTCCGCCAGCGGGTCACGCCGCACCACCTGCTCGGGCGCATGAACGCGTCGATCCGGTTCGTGGTGTGGGGCGTCATGCCGCTGTCGGCCCTGCTCGCGGGCGCGCTCGCCGAGGTCATCGGCGTCGTGCCCACGATGTGGGTCGGCGCCGTCTGCCAGCTGCTCGCGGGGGCCGTCGTGGTGTTCTCGCCGTTCCTCGGCATGCGCACCCTGCCCGACGCCGACGAGGAGTCGTAG
- a CDS encoding lipase maturation factor family protein — translation MDWLALLDGSGFEFARQVLQRGTAAVALVAFVSSWSQFPALLGERGLLPVRRFLELGYARRAPTIFRWHYSDRMLRGCCALGVLVSALLVAGLPQLGPPWLPMLAFGLLWVLYLSIVNVGQTFYGFGWESLLLESLFVVAFLGSDEVAPPILVLGFTWWLVFRLEFGAGMIKWRGGREWRDLTALTYHHETQPMPNPLSRWAHLLPAWFHRSEVVANFIAQLGVPFLLFAPQPVASVAALVIVGTQAWLVLTGNFAWLNWLTMVLACAALGDGFVHAIVPAWPAETAYAPTPVWFTALTTLVFAGLVVLSWQPLRNLFARHQLMNASFNRFHLVNAYGAFGTVTKRREEVVVEGAEVVDPAPGDWVAYEFHGKPGDPARMPRQFAPYHLRLDWLMWFLALGAPDHGWFRTFLVRLLEADPATLRLLRVDPFDGRRPVAVRARVYRYRFATPPERRATGLWWMREDAGVLVAPVTLGARP, via the coding sequence GTGGACTGGCTCGCGCTGCTCGACGGCAGCGGCTTCGAGTTCGCCCGCCAGGTGCTGCAGCGCGGCACCGCGGCGGTCGCGCTGGTCGCATTCGTCTCGTCGTGGTCGCAGTTCCCCGCGCTCCTCGGCGAGCGGGGGCTGCTGCCCGTGCGCCGCTTCCTCGAGCTCGGCTACGCACGGCGCGCGCCGACCATCTTCCGGTGGCACTACAGCGATCGGATGCTCCGGGGCTGCTGTGCGCTCGGCGTGCTCGTGTCCGCCCTGCTGGTCGCCGGCCTCCCGCAGCTCGGGCCGCCGTGGCTGCCGATGCTCGCCTTCGGCCTGCTCTGGGTGCTGTACCTGTCGATCGTGAACGTCGGGCAGACCTTCTACGGGTTCGGCTGGGAGAGCCTGCTGCTCGAGTCGCTGTTCGTGGTCGCGTTCCTCGGCTCGGACGAGGTGGCGCCGCCGATCCTCGTGCTCGGCTTCACCTGGTGGCTCGTCTTCCGCCTCGAGTTCGGCGCCGGAATGATCAAGTGGCGCGGCGGGCGCGAGTGGCGCGACCTCACGGCACTCACGTACCACCACGAGACGCAGCCGATGCCGAATCCGCTCAGCCGCTGGGCGCACCTGCTGCCGGCCTGGTTCCACCGGTCGGAGGTCGTGGCCAACTTCATCGCCCAGCTGGGCGTGCCGTTCCTGCTGTTCGCGCCGCAGCCCGTGGCATCCGTCGCCGCCCTCGTGATCGTCGGCACGCAGGCCTGGCTCGTGCTCACCGGTAACTTCGCGTGGCTGAACTGGCTCACCATGGTGCTCGCCTGCGCCGCGCTCGGCGACGGGTTCGTGCACGCGATCGTGCCCGCGTGGCCCGCCGAGACCGCCTACGCGCCTACCCCGGTCTGGTTCACGGCGCTCACCACGCTCGTGTTCGCCGGCCTCGTCGTGCTCAGCTGGCAGCCGCTGCGCAACCTGTTCGCGCGGCACCAGCTCATGAACGCGAGCTTCAACCGGTTCCACCTCGTGAACGCGTACGGCGCGTTCGGCACCGTCACGAAGCGCCGCGAGGAGGTGGTCGTCGAGGGCGCCGAGGTCGTGGACCCCGCGCCGGGCGACTGGGTCGCCTACGAGTTCCACGGCAAGCCCGGCGACCCGGCGCGGATGCCCCGGCAGTTCGCGCCGTACCACCTGCGCCTCGACTGGCTGATGTGGTTCCTCGCACTCGGTGCGCCCGACCACGGCTGGTTCCGCACGTTCCTCGTGCGGCTGCTCGAGGCCGATCCGGCGACGCTCCGGCTGCTGCGGGTCGACCCGTTCGACGGGCGCCGGCCGGTCGCCGTGCGGGCGCGCGTGTACCGGTACCGCTTCGCCACGCCCCCGGAGCGGCGCGCGACCGGGCTGTGGTGGATGCGGGAGGATGCCGGTGTGCTGGTCGCTCCCGTCACGCTCGGGGCGCGCCCGTGA
- a CDS encoding phytoene desaturase family protein gives MHPAALASPFFRAFRLTERVPFVVPDASYAHPLDDAPAGIAWRDLDRTAAELGDDGAAWRAFFAPLVRRIDGVGDFTGSQLLRVPRRPIAAGLMGLRVLEQGTAVAGARFRGPVAPAMLAGVAAHGIGRHPSLATAGPGVLLGAHAHAAGWGLPAGGSQAIADALAAELVARGGEIVTGHEVRSPADLERSRITLLDTSVEQLVAIAGHRLPAHYRRALARFRHGDAVAKVDFALSAPVPWADARVAAAPTVHVGGTAAEIAASEHAVLRGRVSDRPYVLVVQPTLLDPSRAPAGRHTLWAYIHVPRGSRVDATERVMAQLERFAPGFRDTVLASVATDAAELERRNPNDVGGDILGGALTVPQLVKRPVVSPVPWRTPVRGLYLCSASTPPGPSVQGMNGWFAARLALREHFGVREVPYDGTVGFGI, from the coding sequence GTGCACCCGGCGGCGCTCGCCTCGCCCTTCTTCCGTGCGTTCCGTCTCACCGAACGCGTGCCGTTCGTCGTGCCCGACGCCTCCTACGCCCACCCGCTCGACGACGCGCCCGCCGGCATCGCCTGGCGCGACCTCGATCGCACGGCCGCGGAGCTGGGCGACGACGGTGCCGCGTGGCGCGCGTTCTTCGCACCCCTCGTGCGCCGCATCGACGGCGTGGGCGACTTCACCGGGTCGCAGCTCCTCCGGGTGCCGCGGCGGCCGATCGCGGCGGGGCTGATGGGGCTGCGCGTGCTCGAGCAGGGCACGGCGGTCGCCGGGGCGCGGTTCCGCGGGCCCGTCGCGCCCGCGATGCTCGCCGGGGTCGCGGCGCACGGCATCGGCCGGCATCCGTCCCTCGCCACCGCCGGGCCGGGCGTGCTGCTCGGCGCACACGCCCACGCCGCCGGCTGGGGACTGCCCGCCGGCGGGTCGCAGGCGATCGCCGACGCGCTGGCCGCCGAGCTCGTCGCCCGCGGGGGCGAGATCGTCACCGGTCACGAGGTGCGCTCGCCCGCCGACCTCGAGCGCAGCCGCATCACGCTGCTCGACACCTCGGTCGAGCAGCTCGTCGCGATCGCCGGGCACCGCCTGCCCGCCCACTACCGGCGCGCGCTCGCCCGCTTCCGCCACGGCGACGCGGTCGCGAAGGTCGACTTCGCCCTCTCGGCGCCCGTGCCGTGGGCCGACGCACGGGTGGCCGCGGCGCCCACCGTGCACGTCGGTGGCACCGCGGCCGAGATCGCCGCGAGCGAGCACGCCGTCCTGCGCGGGCGGGTGAGCGACCGGCCCTACGTGCTCGTCGTGCAGCCGACCCTCCTCGACCCGTCGCGGGCGCCCGCCGGTCGGCACACGCTGTGGGCGTACATCCACGTGCCGCGCGGCTCGCGCGTCGACGCGACCGAGCGCGTGATGGCGCAGCTCGAGCGGTTCGCGCCGGGCTTCCGGGACACCGTGCTCGCGAGCGTCGCGACCGACGCGGCCGAGCTCGAACGCCGCAACCCGAACGACGTCGGCGGCGACATCCTGGGCGGTGCGCTCACCGTGCCGCAGCTGGTCAAGCGCCCCGTGGTCTCGCCCGTGCCGTGGCGCACGCCCGTGCGCGGGCTCTACCTGTGCTCGGCGTCGACGCCGCCCGGGCCGAGCGTGCAGGGCATGAACGGGTGGTTCGCCGCGCGACTCGCGCTGCGCGAGCACTTCGGCGTGCGGGAGGTGCCCTACGACGGCACGGTCGGCTTCGGCATCTGA
- a CDS encoding DUF58 domain-containing protein, whose amino-acid sequence MAWSGRFALLVAAGVVPLVLLGGTPGTAWAVFAGWLALALTAGIVDLLLAGSPRQVSLAREVPARVRLGEPATGRLLVTNVGARRIRGIVRDGWEPSAGLAGDNRARLVVPAGERRSVPLAFVPTRRGERRARSVTVRSWGPLGLWARQATLHHEGRLRVLPPFRSRRHLASRVARLRELEGNTPVMVRGAGTEFDSLREYVRGDDVRSIDWRATARRDAAMTGGGQRLMVRTWRPERDRRVVVVVDTGRTAAARVGDEPRLDTSIESSLLLAALASRAGDRVDLVAWDRRVRARVQSVTGPTLLSRMVDALAPVEAELIDTDWSAVPALVRQVTSQRSLVVLCTGIDTPAAARGMLGVLPALTSAHTVLVASVTDPSLAEARRDRGDREAAYLAGSAERALRDADRVAAAIRRLGGDVVQAPPEELPPALADRYLALKAAGRL is encoded by the coding sequence ATGGCCTGGTCTGGTCGCTTCGCACTCCTCGTCGCCGCGGGCGTCGTGCCGCTCGTGCTGCTCGGCGGGACGCCCGGCACGGCCTGGGCGGTGTTCGCGGGCTGGCTGGCGCTCGCGCTGACCGCAGGCATCGTCGACCTCCTGCTCGCCGGGAGCCCGCGACAGGTGTCGCTCGCGCGCGAGGTGCCCGCCCGGGTGCGGCTGGGCGAGCCGGCGACCGGCCGGCTGCTCGTGACCAACGTGGGTGCCCGGCGCATCCGCGGGATCGTGCGCGACGGCTGGGAGCCGTCGGCCGGGCTCGCGGGCGACAACCGGGCGCGCCTCGTCGTGCCCGCCGGCGAGCGCCGCTCCGTGCCGCTCGCGTTCGTGCCGACGCGCCGCGGCGAGCGCCGGGCCCGGTCGGTCACGGTGCGCTCGTGGGGGCCGCTCGGGCTGTGGGCGCGGCAGGCGACGCTGCACCACGAGGGCCGGCTGCGCGTGCTGCCGCCGTTCCGCTCGCGTCGTCATCTCGCGTCGCGGGTCGCGCGGCTGCGCGAGCTCGAGGGCAACACGCCGGTCATGGTGCGCGGCGCCGGCACGGAGTTCGACTCGCTGCGCGAGTACGTGCGCGGCGACGACGTGCGCTCGATCGACTGGCGGGCGACCGCCCGGCGCGACGCGGCGATGACCGGCGGCGGGCAGCGCCTCATGGTGCGGACGTGGCGGCCCGAGCGCGACCGGCGCGTCGTGGTCGTCGTCGACACGGGCCGCACCGCCGCGGCGCGCGTGGGCGACGAGCCACGGCTCGACACGTCGATCGAGTCGAGCCTGCTGCTCGCGGCGCTCGCGAGCCGCGCCGGCGACCGGGTCGACCTCGTCGCGTGGGATCGGCGGGTGCGCGCACGCGTGCAGTCGGTCACCGGCCCGACGCTGCTCTCGCGCATGGTCGACGCGCTCGCCCCGGTCGAGGCCGAGCTCATCGACACCGACTGGAGCGCCGTGCCCGCGCTCGTGCGGCAGGTCACGAGCCAGCGGTCGCTCGTGGTGCTGTGCACCGGCATCGACACCCCCGCGGCCGCGCGCGGCATGCTCGGGGTGCTGCCGGCGCTGACCTCGGCGCACACGGTGCTCGTCGCATCCGTCACCGACCCCTCGCTCGCCGAGGCCCGGCGCGACCGCGGCGACCGCGAGGCCGCTTACCTGGCGGGTTCGGCCGAGCGCGCGCTGCGCGACGCCGACCGGGTCGCGGCGGCGATCCGCCGGCTCGGCGGCGACGTCGTGCAGGCCCCGCCCGAGGAGCTGCCGCCCGCACTCGCCGACCGCTACCTCGCGCTCAAGGCCGCCGGCAGGCTCTGA
- a CDS encoding AAA family ATPase, with protein MTDPTAAAAPAAPTDPTAHAPTDAELRERLARVRTEVGRAVVGQDGAVTGLIIALLARGHVLLEGVPGVAKTLLVRSLSRALDLDTRRIQFTPDLMPGDVTGSVVYDPRDAAFEFREGPVFTNILLADEINRTPPKTQSALLEAMEERQVSTDGTTRPLPDPFLVAATQNPVEYEGTYALPEAQLDRFLLKLVLDLPPRETEVEVLRRHADGFDPRDLDAAGVRPVLDAGALAAARAAAARVSVTDEVLGYVVDLAQATRRSPSVALGASPRGATALLAASKAWAWLRGDAAVTPDHVQAMLPSTWRHRVVLRPEAELEGVDVDAILGSVVQQVRVPL; from the coding sequence ATGACCGATCCCACCGCCGCGGCCGCACCCGCCGCTCCGACCGACCCGACCGCCCATGCGCCGACGGACGCCGAGCTGCGCGAGCGGCTCGCCCGCGTGCGCACGGAGGTCGGCCGGGCCGTCGTCGGACAGGACGGCGCCGTCACCGGGCTCATCATCGCCCTGCTCGCGCGCGGCCACGTGCTGCTCGAGGGCGTGCCCGGCGTCGCGAAGACGCTGCTCGTGCGGTCGCTCAGCCGCGCGCTCGACCTCGACACCCGGCGCATCCAGTTCACGCCCGACCTCATGCCCGGCGACGTGACCGGCTCGGTCGTGTACGACCCGCGCGACGCGGCGTTCGAGTTCCGCGAGGGGCCCGTGTTCACGAACATCCTGCTCGCCGACGAGATCAACCGCACGCCGCCGAAGACGCAGTCGGCGCTGCTCGAGGCGATGGAGGAGCGCCAGGTCTCGACCGACGGCACGACCCGGCCGCTGCCCGACCCGTTCCTGGTCGCCGCGACGCAGAACCCGGTCGAGTACGAGGGCACCTACGCGCTGCCCGAGGCGCAGCTCGACCGGTTCCTGCTGAAGCTCGTGCTCGACCTGCCGCCGCGCGAGACCGAGGTGGAGGTGCTGCGCCGGCACGCCGACGGCTTCGACCCGCGCGACCTCGACGCGGCGGGCGTGCGCCCCGTACTCGACGCCGGTGCGCTCGCGGCCGCGCGCGCCGCCGCGGCGCGCGTCAGCGTGACCGACGAGGTGCTCGGCTACGTCGTCGACCTCGCGCAGGCGACGCGCCGCAGCCCGTCGGTGGCGCTCGGGGCGAGCCCGCGCGGCGCGACGGCGCTGCTGGCCGCGTCGAAGGCGTGGGCCTGGCTGCGCGGCGACGCGGCGGTCACGCCCGACCACGTGCAGGCCATGCTGCCGTCGACCTGGCGCCACCGCGTGGTGCTGCGCCCCGAGGCCGAGCTCGAGGGTGTCGACGTCGACGCCATCCTCGGCTCGGTCGTGCAGCAGGTGCGGGTGCCGCTCTGA
- a CDS encoding DUF4129 domain-containing protein, protein MREWLADLFSGGAGLPAPTLLLVGAVIVAGVVVALLLVYGMPRLRRRAIDGGSGVLGADDRRSASRLRRAAADAAGRGDWDTAVVEAFRGLARGLDERTVLTLLPGTTAHRVADGAAPAFPGLAERLVAAADAFERVRYGGGHADPADYAAVHDLDAELVRRTPAGLAEASS, encoded by the coding sequence GTGCGCGAGTGGCTCGCCGACCTCTTCTCGGGCGGGGCCGGCCTGCCTGCGCCGACCCTGCTGCTCGTCGGAGCCGTGATCGTCGCCGGCGTCGTGGTCGCGCTGCTCCTCGTCTACGGGATGCCCCGGCTGCGGCGCCGCGCCATCGACGGCGGTTCGGGCGTGCTGGGCGCCGACGATCGGCGATCGGCCTCCCGGCTGCGGCGCGCCGCAGCCGATGCCGCCGGTCGCGGCGACTGGGACACCGCGGTGGTCGAGGCGTTCCGTGGCCTCGCCCGCGGGCTCGACGAGCGCACCGTGCTGACGCTCCTGCCCGGCACGACCGCGCATCGCGTCGCCGACGGCGCGGCGCCGGCCTTCCCCGGGCTCGCCGAACGCCTCGTCGCCGCGGCCGACGCGTTCGAGCGCGTGCGCTACGGCGGCGGGCACGCCGACCCGGCCGACTACGCCGCGGTGCACGACCTCGACGCGGAGCTCGTGCGCCGCACCCCCGCGGGCCTCGCGGAGGCGAGCTCGTGA